In Pyrus communis chromosome 1, drPyrComm1.1, whole genome shotgun sequence, the following are encoded in one genomic region:
- the LOC137715976 gene encoding histone H4-like, translating into MTGRGKGGKGLGKGGAKRHRKVLRDNIQGITKPAIRRLARRGGVKRISGLIYEETRGVLKIFLENVIRDAVTYTEHARRKTVTAMDVVYALKRQGRTLYGFGG; encoded by the coding sequence atgaCAGGCCGAGGGAAGGGAGGCAAGGGCTTAGGCAAGGGAGGGGCGAAACGACATCGGAAGGTTCTGAGGGACAACATCCAGGGTATCACCAAGCCTGCGATTCGGCGTCTCGCTCGTAGAGGTGGCGTGAAGCGTATCAGCGGTCTGATCTACGAGGAGACCAGAGGAGTGCTCAAGATCTTTCTGGAGAACGTGATTCGTGATGCCGTGACTTACACCGAGCACGCCAGGAGGAAGACTGTGACCGCCATGGATGTGGTGTATGCTCTCAAGAGGCAAGGAAGGACCCTCTACGGTTTCGGGGGTTAA
- the LOC137715965 gene encoding fatty acid amide hydrolase-like isoform X1: MNMMKKESRVVYQAAKEVDLSAGSSQTYLRANVKAPRVAGFLVKVFAWFLESRIFGTLILYILKRDNLIHKLVSNAEMEEAPVYVPIHPFDDEEEQDVKQVGADLSPPELVQQATECLPQSLGKSQKTFNGLNTSFRYWTISDYSRAYTSGDVTPRTVVERLIAAIRESSTPSFQMSFFINYDAEDILKQATESTLRYERGVPISALDGVPIAIKDEIDCLPYPTTVSQSENRLLGGTKWLHKLRPCTDDACCVKCLRLCGAIIVGKTNMHELGAGTSGINPHYGATRNPYDRSKIAGGSSSGSAAVVASGLCPVALGVDGGGSVRLPASLCGVVGFKPTFGRVLHSGVLPLNWTVGMVGILAGTIEDAFIVYAAISARLPPHQPTVSPKVYFPLLNPTKPISGIKLAKYGEWFNDCSDDIRECCSNALDRLHKQYGWKTVEVTVPEIEVMRLAHYTTIGSECTASLSNSLENLDYKELGWDVRVALAVYGSFSSKEYIKAQRIRNRQMQFHMNIFAHADVIVSPTTGVTAYSIFDDALQTGELDYINGAALVRYSIAGNFLGLPAVSVPVGYDRAGLPIGLQLIGKPWSEATLIHIAFALQELYVSEYREPEVYYDVLNQQK; the protein is encoded by the exons CTCCTCGTGTGGCTGGATTTCTGGTCAAGGTGTTCGCATGGTTTTTGGAGTCCCGGATCTTTGGAACCTTGATCTTGTACATACTCAAAAGAGATAACCTAATTCATAAG CTGGTCTCAAATGCTGAGATGGAGGAGGCACCTGTGTATGTTCCCATACATCCATTTGACG atgaagaagaacaagatgTCAAACAAGTAGGGGCTGATTTGTCTCCACCCGAACTAGTTCAGCAGGCAACGGAATGTCTGCCTCAGTCCTTAGGAAAGAGTCAAAAGACATTTAATGGTTTAAACACCTCTTTTCGTTATTGGACAATATCGGATTATTCAAGAGCCTATACCTCTGGAGATGTAACTCCTCGAACA GTTGTGGAGCGCCTTATAGCTGCCATCCGTGAATCTTCTACTCCGTCATTTCAGATGTCATTTTTTATCAACTACGATGCTGAAGATATTTTAAAGCAAGCAACTGAATCCACTCTTCGGTATGAACGAG GAGTGCCTATTTCAGCTCTGGATGGGGTACCAATTGCAATCAAGGATGAAATAGATTGCTTACCGTATCCCACTACAG TTTCACAATCTGAAAACCGATTACTAGGAGGTACAAAATGGCTGCACAAACTAAGACCTTGCACAGATGATGCATGCTGTGTTAAGTGCCTCAGATTATGTGGTGCAATAATTGTTGGGAAAACCAATATGCATGAACTTGGAGCTGGAACAAGTGGAATAAATCCCCACTACGG GGCGACCAGAAATCCATATGATCGCAGCAAGATAGCTGGAGGCTCTTCTAGTGGATCTGCTGCAGTGGTGGCTTCCGGATTATGCCCAGTTGCTCTTGGTGTTGATGGAGGAG GATCTGTACGGCTGCCTGCATCTCTTTGCGGTGTTGTTGGTTTTAAACCAACCTTTGGGCGAGTACTTCATTCGGG cgTTCTTCCTCTAAATTGGACGGTTGGGATGGTTGGAATACTAGCAGGCACTATTGAGGATGCATTTATAGT CTATGCAGCTATTAGTGCGCGACTTCCGCCACATCAACCTACTGTATCT CCCAAAGTATATTTTCCGCTGTTGAACCCAACAAAGCCTATATCCGGTATAAAATTGGCAAAGTACGGAGAG TGGTTTAATGATTGCAGTGATGATATCAGAGAATGCTGTTCTAATGCCCTGGACAGGCTTCACAAGCAATACGGATGGAAG ACTGTAGAGGTGACCGTACCAGAGATAGAGGTGATGCGCCTGGCACATTATACAACAATCGGATCTGAGTGTACCGCTTCGCTTAGTAATTCTCTGGAAAATCT GGATTACAAAGAGTTGGGATGGGATGTAAGGGTAGCACTTGCGGTCTACGGTTCCTTCAGCAGTAAAGAGTATATAAAGGCTCAAAGAATCAG GAACCGGCAGATGCAGTTTCACATGAATATATTTGCTCATGCAGATGTGATTGTTTCTCCGACAACAGG GGTAACTGCCTACTCGATTTTCGATGATGCTCTACAAACCGGCGAGCTTGACTACATAAATGGAG CTGCGCTTGTTCGATACTCGATAGCAGGAAACTTTCTGGGGCTACCGGCAGTGAGTGTTCCg GTTGGATACGACAGAGCAGGGCTGCCAATTGGTCTGCAACTGATAGGGAAGCCATGGTCTGAGGCAACGCTTATTCACATAGCCTTTGCGCTGCAGGAACTGTATGTCTCTGAGTACAGAGAGCCGGAAGTTTACTACGATGTGCTGaaccaacaaaaataa
- the LOC137715965 gene encoding fatty acid amide hydrolase-like isoform X2: MNMMKKESRVVYQAAKEVDLSAGSSQTYLRANVKAPRVAGFLVKVFAWFLESRIFGTLILYILKRDNLIHKLVSNAEMEEAPVYVPIHPFDDEEEQDVKQVGADLSPPELVQQATECLPQSLGKSQKTFNGLNTSFRYWTISDYSRAYTSGDVTPRTVVERLIAAIRESSTPSFQMSFFINYDAEDILKQATESTLRYERGVPISALDGVPIAIKDEIDCLPYPTTGGTKWLHKLRPCTDDACCVKCLRLCGAIIVGKTNMHELGAGTSGINPHYGATRNPYDRSKIAGGSSSGSAAVVASGLCPVALGVDGGGSVRLPASLCGVVGFKPTFGRVLHSGVLPLNWTVGMVGILAGTIEDAFIVYAAISARLPPHQPTVSPKVYFPLLNPTKPISGIKLAKYGEWFNDCSDDIRECCSNALDRLHKQYGWKTVEVTVPEIEVMRLAHYTTIGSECTASLSNSLENLDYKELGWDVRVALAVYGSFSSKEYIKAQRIRNRQMQFHMNIFAHADVIVSPTTGVTAYSIFDDALQTGELDYINGAALVRYSIAGNFLGLPAVSVPVGYDRAGLPIGLQLIGKPWSEATLIHIAFALQELYVSEYREPEVYYDVLNQQK, translated from the exons CTCCTCGTGTGGCTGGATTTCTGGTCAAGGTGTTCGCATGGTTTTTGGAGTCCCGGATCTTTGGAACCTTGATCTTGTACATACTCAAAAGAGATAACCTAATTCATAAG CTGGTCTCAAATGCTGAGATGGAGGAGGCACCTGTGTATGTTCCCATACATCCATTTGACG atgaagaagaacaagatgTCAAACAAGTAGGGGCTGATTTGTCTCCACCCGAACTAGTTCAGCAGGCAACGGAATGTCTGCCTCAGTCCTTAGGAAAGAGTCAAAAGACATTTAATGGTTTAAACACCTCTTTTCGTTATTGGACAATATCGGATTATTCAAGAGCCTATACCTCTGGAGATGTAACTCCTCGAACA GTTGTGGAGCGCCTTATAGCTGCCATCCGTGAATCTTCTACTCCGTCATTTCAGATGTCATTTTTTATCAACTACGATGCTGAAGATATTTTAAAGCAAGCAACTGAATCCACTCTTCGGTATGAACGAG GAGTGCCTATTTCAGCTCTGGATGGGGTACCAATTGCAATCAAGGATGAAATAGATTGCTTACCGTATCCCACTACAG GAGGTACAAAATGGCTGCACAAACTAAGACCTTGCACAGATGATGCATGCTGTGTTAAGTGCCTCAGATTATGTGGTGCAATAATTGTTGGGAAAACCAATATGCATGAACTTGGAGCTGGAACAAGTGGAATAAATCCCCACTACGG GGCGACCAGAAATCCATATGATCGCAGCAAGATAGCTGGAGGCTCTTCTAGTGGATCTGCTGCAGTGGTGGCTTCCGGATTATGCCCAGTTGCTCTTGGTGTTGATGGAGGAG GATCTGTACGGCTGCCTGCATCTCTTTGCGGTGTTGTTGGTTTTAAACCAACCTTTGGGCGAGTACTTCATTCGGG cgTTCTTCCTCTAAATTGGACGGTTGGGATGGTTGGAATACTAGCAGGCACTATTGAGGATGCATTTATAGT CTATGCAGCTATTAGTGCGCGACTTCCGCCACATCAACCTACTGTATCT CCCAAAGTATATTTTCCGCTGTTGAACCCAACAAAGCCTATATCCGGTATAAAATTGGCAAAGTACGGAGAG TGGTTTAATGATTGCAGTGATGATATCAGAGAATGCTGTTCTAATGCCCTGGACAGGCTTCACAAGCAATACGGATGGAAG ACTGTAGAGGTGACCGTACCAGAGATAGAGGTGATGCGCCTGGCACATTATACAACAATCGGATCTGAGTGTACCGCTTCGCTTAGTAATTCTCTGGAAAATCT GGATTACAAAGAGTTGGGATGGGATGTAAGGGTAGCACTTGCGGTCTACGGTTCCTTCAGCAGTAAAGAGTATATAAAGGCTCAAAGAATCAG GAACCGGCAGATGCAGTTTCACATGAATATATTTGCTCATGCAGATGTGATTGTTTCTCCGACAACAGG GGTAACTGCCTACTCGATTTTCGATGATGCTCTACAAACCGGCGAGCTTGACTACATAAATGGAG CTGCGCTTGTTCGATACTCGATAGCAGGAAACTTTCTGGGGCTACCGGCAGTGAGTGTTCCg GTTGGATACGACAGAGCAGGGCTGCCAATTGGTCTGCAACTGATAGGGAAGCCATGGTCTGAGGCAACGCTTATTCACATAGCCTTTGCGCTGCAGGAACTGTATGTCTCTGAGTACAGAGAGCCGGAAGTTTACTACGATGTGCTGaaccaacaaaaataa
- the LOC137715984 gene encoding putative SWI/SNF-related matrix-associated actin-dependent regulator of chromatin subfamily A member 3-like 1: MPSKVSITFIYDCDTESEADAPTPSPLSLSPQPKTLGSLDSKPPFIIQIVERNHIKAMEEEDPVKLFMSLDQWQDPPPDADDFAALSSQDQDSQSLSSSSDTYMLGFVIASIVGIQYYSGTISGREMVGLVREPLNPYDSNAIKVLNTETRQVGHIERSVAAVLAPLIDSNLISVEGIVPNMRSKPNRFKIPCQVHIFARFEAFSSAKSAILQSGLQLISDSDASFTLSESVVVKEKKAERGSKSVDEIFKLVEESASRKGALQALEPPKQVIKSELFVHQKEGLGWLVHRENSGDLPPFWEEKGGSFLNVLTNYHTDKRPEPLRGGIFADDMGLGKTLTLLSLIAFDKYGSSDVSVLDDNKMGEDESLSVSFGKKGKRGAPSKKGTGSLKKRKTEDASAGSNVEEKCLSVDDKSLGYCSTKTTLVVCPPSVFSTWVTQLGEHTRPGRLKVYMYYGERTSNAEELKEYDMVLTTYSILATENSWTESPVKEIEWWRVILDEAHMIKNVNAQQSQAVTSLKAKRRWAVTGTPIQNSSFDLFSLMAFLRFEPFSIKSYWQSLVQRPLAHGNQKGLLRLQVLMETISLRRIKDKGLIGLPPKTLETCYVELSGEERELYDQMEGEAKSVVRSYIDADSVMRNYSTVLSIILRLRQICTDVALCPSDLKSLLPSNNIEDASKNPELLKKIVEVLQDGEDFDCPICISPPTDIVITCCAHIFCQACILKTLQRTKPCCPLCRHALSHSDLFSAPQTASDSDNTASSKTTVSSKVNALLKLLVASREQNPLTKSVVFSQFRKMLIYLEEPLKSAGFKTLRLDGSMNAKKRAQVIKEFRMTGQDAPTILLASLRASGTGINLTAASRVYLLEPWWNPAVEEQAMDRVHRIGQKEDVKIVRIVARDSIEERILELQDKKKKLAKEAFRGKAAKDRRDVGAEDLLVLMGM; encoded by the exons ATGCCATCCAAAGTTTCAATCACCTTCATATACGATTGCGACACCGAATCAGAAGCCGACGCACCGACTCCttccccactctctctctctcctcaaccGAAAACTCTAGGGAGTCTAGACTCTAAACCGCCATTCATCATCCAAATTGTAGAAAGAAATCACATCAAAGCAATGGAGGAAGAAGATCCCGTAAAACTCTTCATGTCCCTCGATCAGTGGCAAGACCCTCCGCCCGACGCCGATGACTTTGCCGCTCTTTCTTCCCAGGACCAAGACTCGCagtctctctcttcttcctcggACACCTACATGCTCGGCTTCGTCATCGCCAGCATCGTCGGAATTCAATACTATTCAGGCACCATCAGTGGCCGAGAAATGGTGGGTCTTGTCCGCGAACCCCTCAATCCCTACGATTCCAACGCCATCAAAGTCCTTAATACCGAAACGCGTCAGGTGGGTCACATCGAACGCTCCGTTGCCGCCGTCCTTGCCCCCCTGATCGACTCGAATTTGATTTCCGTCGAAGGCATTGTGCCCAATATGCGCTCTAAGCCCAACAGGTTCAAGATTCCTTGCCAAGTTCACATCTTTGCAAGGTTTGAAGCCTTTTCCTCTGCGAAATCAGCAATTTTGCAATCTGGGTTGCAGCTGATTTCCGATTCCGATGCGTCTTTCACTCTATCCGAGTCAGTGGTTGTCAAGGAGAAGAAGGCTGAGAGGGGTTCCAAGAGTGTAGATGAGATTTTCAAGCTGGTGGAGGAGAGTGCGAGCAGAAAGGGTGCCTTACAAGCATTGGAACCTCCAAAACAAGTGATCAAATCAGAGCTGTTTGTTCACCAGAAAGAAGGCTTGGGTTGGTTGGTGCATAGAGAAAATTCTGGTGACTTGCCTCCCTTTTGGGAAGAGAAAGGTGGTTCTTTTTTGAATGTCTTGACCAATTACCACACTGATAAGCGACCGGAGCCTCTAAGAGGTGGGATTTTCGCGGACGATATGGGGTTGGGTAAGACTTTAACTTTGCTGTCTTTGATTGCGTTTGATAAATATGGTAGTTCAGATGTAAGCGTACTAGATGATAACAAAATGGGTGAGGATGAGTCTTTGTCTGTTTCTTTTGGTAAGAAGGGTAAGAGGGGTGCCCCAAGTAAAAAAGGTACCGGGTCATTGAAAAAACGCAAAACTGAGGATGCCAGTGCTGGCAGCAACGTGGAAGAAAAATGTTTAAGTGTAGATGATAAGTCTTTGGGGTATTGTAGTACCAAGACAACATTAGTTGTGTGCCCACCTTCTGTATTTTCGACTTGGGTAACACAACTAGGAGAACACACTAGGCCGGGTAGACTGAAGGTGTATATGTACTACGGAGAGCGGACTAGCAATGCTGAGGAGCTTAAGGAGTATGATATGGTGTTGACTACATATAGTATTTTGGCTACTGAAAATTCTTGGACGGAATCCCCTGTTAAAGAGATTGAGTGGTGGAGGGTGATTTTGGATGAGGCACACATGATTAAGAATGTTAATGCTCAACAAAGTCAAGCTGTTACTAGTTTGAAGGCTAAGCGAAGGTGGGCGGTTACTGGAACACCCATCCAGAATAgctcatttgatttgttttctttgatgGCATTTTTGCGGTTTGAGCCTTTTTCAATTAAGAGCTACTGGCAAAGCTTGGTGCAGCGCCCACTTGCTCATGGCAACCAAAAAGGGCTCTTACGGCTGCAG GTTCTAATGGAAACCATTTCTTTGCGAAGAATAAAAGACAAAGGGCTGATTGGATTACCTCCTAAAACTTTAGAGACTTGTTACGTGGAACTCTCTGGTGAAGAACGTGAACTGTATGATCAGATGGAAGGAGAAGCAAAGAGTGTTGTGAGGAGTTACATTGATGCTGATAGTGTAATGCGCAACTATTCCACTGTACTTAGCATCATCTTACGACTTCGGCAGATCTGTACTGATGTGGCATTGTGCCCTTCTGATCTCAAATCACTTCTCCCTTCGAACAATATTGAag ATGCGTCCAAGAACCCTGAGCTGCTGAAAAAGATTGTTGAGGTGCTGCAAGACGGTGAAGATTTTGATTGTCCTATTTGCATTTCTCCGCCAACGGATATTGTTATTACTTGTTGTGCTCACATTTTTTGCCAAGCTTGTATTCTGAAAACCCTTCAGCGCACAAAGCCCTGCTGTCCCCTTTGCCGCCATGCTTTATCACATTCCGATCTGTTCTCAGCCCCTCAAACAGCTTCTGACAGTGACAACACAGCATCCTCGAAAACAACCGTGTCTTCAAAAGTAAATGCTCTCTTAAAACTTCTTGTTGCATCGAGGGAGCAAAACCCACTTACGAAATCAGTAGTGTTTTCCCAGTTCCGAAAGATGCTGATATATCTTGAAGAGCCACTCAAATCAGCTGGTTTTAAGACTTTGCGGTTAGATGGGTCCATGAATGCAAAGAAAAGGGCACAAGTAATCAAAGAATTTAGGATGACGGGACAAGATGCGCCCACGATTTTGCTTGCAAGTCTCAGGGCTTCAGGAACAGGTATAAACCTTACAGCTGCAAgtagagtgtatttgttggagCCATGGTGGAACCCAGCAGTTGAGGAACAGGCTATGGATCGCGTTCACCGGATTGGGCAGAAGGAAGAtgtgaagattgtgaggattgTTGCTCGAGACAGCATTGAAGAGAGGATACTAGAGTTGCaagacaaaaagaagaaacttGCAAAGGAAGCTTTCCGGGGGAAGGCTGCAAAGGATCGGAGGGACGTAGGGGCCGAGGATCTTCTTGTCCTCATGGGCATGTGA